Proteins found in one Cobetia sp. L2A1 genomic segment:
- the arsH gene encoding arsenical resistance protein ArsH, with translation MTDEMTAALADLPNIDAEHWRPLEIDRLVGPEAPHHAPRILVLYGSLREHSFSRFCAEEAARLLTAFGAEVRLYSPAGLPLPDDCDADHPKVQELRELAQWSEGMLWVSPERHGAMTSIMKAQIDWIPLSLGGVRPTQGKTLAIMQVSGGSQSFNSVNQMRILGRWMRMLTIPNQSSVPKAFNEFDETGRMRMSPLYLRIVDVCEELMKFTWLNRERAPYLTERYSERVESAEDVSKRVNQSAI, from the coding sequence ATGACAGATGAGATGACAGCGGCGCTGGCCGACCTGCCCAACATCGATGCCGAACACTGGCGCCCGCTGGAGATCGATCGCCTGGTCGGGCCGGAAGCCCCGCACCATGCACCGCGCATTCTGGTGCTTTACGGGTCACTGCGTGAGCACTCCTTCTCGCGCTTCTGCGCCGAGGAAGCCGCCCGTCTGCTGACGGCATTCGGTGCCGAGGTACGCCTTTACTCGCCCGCCGGACTGCCACTGCCGGATGACTGCGACGCCGATCACCCCAAGGTGCAGGAGCTGCGCGAACTGGCCCAGTGGTCAGAAGGCATGCTGTGGGTCAGCCCGGAGCGCCACGGCGCCATGACCTCGATCATGAAGGCGCAGATCGACTGGATTCCCCTGTCACTGGGCGGCGTGCGCCCCACGCAGGGCAAGACACTGGCGATCATGCAGGTCAGTGGCGGCAGCCAGAGCTTCAACAGCGTCAATCAGATGCGCATTCTGGGTCGCTGGATGCGCATGCTGACCATCCCCAATCAGTCCTCGGTGCCCAAGGCTTTCAATGAGTTCGATGAGACGGGCCGCATGCGCATGTCTCCTCTTTATCTTCGCATCGTCGATGTCTGCGAAGAGCTGATGAAGTTTACATGGCTCAACCGTGAACGCGCGCCCTACCTGACCGAGCGCTATTCGGAGCGGGTCGAGAGCGCCGAAGACGTCTCGAAACGCGTCAATCAATCCGCGATCTGA
- a CDS encoding arsenic transporter, with product MLALTIFAITLALVIWQPRGLGIGTSALGGAVVALACGVVNLPDVLVVWDIVWDATFTFVALIIISLILDEAGFFSWAALHVARWGGGNGRKLFPLIVLLGAVIAAFFANDGAALLLTPIVIAILVRLEFSAATSLAFIIATGFVADSTSLPLVISNLVNIVSANYFDISFTHYAAVMVPVDLIALAATLIVLWLMFRKELPSHYTLEKLEAPSSAIKDPQVFRAAFPLLGVLLIAYFVTAPLGVPLCVVTGSAALILLAIAGRWLGSGDAVIALGPVLRGAPWQIVLFSVGMYLVVYGLGNAGLTDHASDILAWLASQGSLIATLGTGVLAAITASVMNNMPATLIGALAIDHLSAQQVSDTTRELMVYANVIGNDLGPKFTPIGSLATLLWLHVLDQKGHHISWGQYMKVGLILTPPVLLAALLGLWGWLGILNG from the coding sequence ATGCTTGCCCTGACAATCTTCGCCATCACGCTGGCATTGGTGATCTGGCAGCCACGTGGGCTGGGGATCGGCACCAGCGCCCTGGGCGGCGCCGTGGTCGCGCTGGCCTGTGGCGTGGTCAATCTGCCGGATGTACTGGTGGTGTGGGATATCGTGTGGGACGCCACCTTCACCTTCGTGGCGCTGATCATCATCTCGCTGATCCTCGATGAGGCGGGCTTCTTCAGCTGGGCGGCACTGCATGTCGCGCGTTGGGGCGGCGGCAATGGACGCAAGCTGTTCCCACTGATCGTGCTACTGGGTGCGGTGATCGCAGCCTTCTTCGCCAATGATGGCGCGGCCCTGCTTCTCACGCCGATCGTGATCGCGATTCTGGTGCGTCTGGAGTTCAGCGCTGCCACATCGCTAGCCTTCATCATCGCCACCGGTTTCGTCGCCGATTCCACCAGTCTGCCACTGGTGATCTCGAATCTGGTCAACATCGTCAGCGCCAACTATTTCGATATCTCCTTCACGCATTACGCCGCCGTGATGGTGCCGGTCGATCTGATCGCGCTGGCCGCCACGCTGATCGTGCTGTGGCTGATGTTCCGCAAGGAGTTGCCCTCGCACTATACGCTTGAGAAGCTCGAGGCACCGTCGAGCGCCATCAAGGACCCCCAGGTGTTCCGCGCGGCCTTCCCGCTGCTGGGCGTGCTGTTGATCGCCTACTTCGTCACTGCCCCGCTGGGCGTACCATTGTGCGTCGTCACGGGCAGCGCTGCCTTGATACTGCTGGCCATTGCCGGGCGCTGGCTGGGCTCGGGCGACGCAGTCATAGCCCTCGGACCAGTACTGCGCGGGGCACCGTGGCAGATCGTGCTGTTCTCGGTGGGCATGTATCTGGTGGTCTACGGGCTGGGCAATGCCGGCCTGACCGACCACGCCAGCGACATTCTTGCCTGGCTTGCGAGTCAAGGCAGCCTGATCGCCACTCTCGGCACCGGTGTACTGGCGGCTATCACCGCCTCGGTGATGAACAATATGCCTGCCACGCTGATCGGCGCACTCGCCATTGATCACCTGAGTGCACAGCAGGTCAGTGACACGACGCGGGAGCTGATGGTCTACGCCAACGTGATCGGCAATGATCTGGGCCCCAAGTTCACCCCGATCGGCAGTCTTGCCACGCTGCTGTGGCTGCATGTGCTCGATCAGAAAGGCCACCACATCAGCTGGGGGCAGTACATGAAGGTCGGCCTGATACTGACACCGCCGGTGCTGCTGGCGGCGCTACTGGGATTATGGGGCTGGCTGGGGATACTCAACGGCTGA
- a CDS encoding LysR substrate-binding domain-containing protein, with the protein MRPSLSSLNTFEVVSRLGSITAAADALNITQSAVSHQIRRLEAALDVSLLERVGRGVMLSEAGRRLADGLQVGFAKIEQSVAEFDGHQPHGQRRRQLRVSCLPSVAVRWLIPRLNSFRECCPDIAVSLQYAGISARGLLPEVDVMITWQDELPGKDAQGFRLFSGATQPVASPLYLEYHRRPTQPADLLKLELIHDQSRQPWHDWFNNCSLYPSQLDKGDLYQDFSLLSAAVVAGQGVALCPPRLIRKELEDGTLECLFDMAANQQRAYWLFHHAQPAQHVQQFCDWMREQIAAEGEEVDRGVITLSR; encoded by the coding sequence ATGCGGCCCAGCCTGTCTTCATTGAATACCTTCGAGGTCGTCTCACGACTGGGCAGCATTACTGCCGCGGCCGATGCGCTGAATATCACCCAGTCGGCCGTCAGCCATCAGATACGCCGCCTGGAGGCCGCGTTAGACGTCAGTCTGCTAGAGCGTGTCGGGCGCGGCGTGATGTTGTCAGAGGCCGGGCGCAGACTGGCGGATGGCCTGCAGGTCGGCTTTGCCAAGATCGAACAGTCAGTCGCGGAATTCGACGGTCATCAACCGCATGGGCAGCGGCGTCGACAGTTGCGCGTCAGCTGCCTGCCATCGGTGGCGGTGCGCTGGTTGATTCCAAGGCTCAACAGCTTTCGCGAATGCTGCCCCGATATCGCGGTCAGTCTGCAATACGCGGGTATCAGTGCCCGTGGCTTGCTGCCGGAGGTTGATGTGATGATCACCTGGCAGGACGAGCTGCCAGGCAAGGATGCGCAGGGATTCCGGTTGTTTTCCGGGGCCACCCAACCGGTGGCCAGCCCGCTGTACCTGGAATATCACCGCCGCCCGACCCAGCCGGCAGACCTGCTCAAGCTCGAGCTGATCCATGATCAATCGCGTCAGCCGTGGCATGACTGGTTCAACAACTGCAGCCTGTATCCCTCTCAGCTCGACAAGGGCGATCTCTATCAGGACTTCAGTCTGCTGAGTGCCGCGGTGGTTGCGGGCCAAGGCGTTGCTCTCTGCCCGCCACGCCTGATTCGCAAGGAGCTGGAAGACGGCACCCTTGAGTGCCTGTTCGACATGGCCGCCAATCAACAGCGCGCCTATTGGCTGTTCCATCACGCGCAGCCAGCTCAGCACGTGCAGCAGTTCTGTGACTGGATGCGTGAGCAGATCGCGGCCGAGGGCGAGGAGGTGGATAGAGGCGTCATCACCCTCAGCCGCTAG